The Lycium ferocissimum isolate CSIRO_LF1 chromosome 8, AGI_CSIRO_Lferr_CH_V1, whole genome shotgun sequence DNA segment CCTTTGGAAGACAAGAAAACGAGGACCAGTAACCACAGATAACATCTGAATTGTTCAAGCAAGAACTTGCTCAGTGTACATTTTTTCCGAGCTGGTTCTGTAAACAATTACTTACATGGAGGGCACAACGTCGACTATACTAGTATACCATGTCTTTAATGGGCAAAGATGCACCATGAATTTGTAAATTTTTGTCAACTGGTAATATATTTGTAGTTCTTTCTTTCTATATCTTGTAGATTCGTTAACgttttttgtttgttgaaaTACTAGAAGCAGCATATCAGATGAGCAAGCAACTGTTAATAAGAAAGAGGATTGTATTTGTTTTGAGTTATCAGTCCAATATTCTCTTTCAAATTATTATCACGTGTACATTTTATTGCAATAAAGAAATAGCATTTCTTTTGAACTCCCTGTGTGCGCACATAATTTATCTTTCTGCAATAATAAGATAAGAACATTTTGCATCTTCTGGCAgatatcttttattatttacatTAAAGAAGCGACGTCAGACGAAAATGACGCGATAAAACAAATTATATATACCTGAAAACCATGCCAAACATACTGAAATACTATCATAGGAAAATTCAGGATTTAGAGTGTGTAAATTTTGTGTGAGTCTGTCTACTATATAGTACTACTCTTTTTTCACATTAGCACAATTCGATTACTTAAAAACAGTTAGATAACTTTTTTAATAAGCATTGATTGGTAACCTTGAATAAATGGTAAGTAACCTTCACTAACATGTTACGCTCGTGTCAGTATCAAACTTAAATCCGTTAGAAGAAACAGTATCCCAAGAGTTCTATCCAAAGTGCAGACTTGCTCTAACAGATAGGAGATTTAGTTATATTCATAAACTTTAGTTAAGGCAATAGAAACATTGTAAAAGAGCATATGATAAGTGTCATTGCAAGTTGAAAGATCCAAATACTTGtatgaaatgagtatgaaaagcATCATAATCAACTGTTAGTTTCCTTATACATGTTGTGTTAATGCTCTCTGTCTCTAATACCTCCTCTTCATCCCCACCCCAAAAGCTTCCAAAAGCAAATTCACCCTTTTGAGAAAACTCCTCTAAAACCTTTTCAACTTCTTCCATACAACACAAACTCTCAAGTTGGACCCTCAAAGATCCTTCATGATCTTTCAATATTTCATCTTCATATCTGTTCACAATCTTCATAGTTTTCTTGTTGCGTCTTCGatctttcaatttctttatacattcttttgttttctttaacaGTTTGCATGGAAGGTTAAGCAAGAACAAGATGATGATTTGGAGGATCAAGCATTGGCAGCAGCAACATATGACTATGCAATCGGCTGCGAAAATGTTTTTGTCTTCCATTTCCTGTGCAAGATTGAAGCAGGGAAAGGAGAGAAAGGGTGAAGGTAATGAAGAAGGTTATGCATAGAAGTCATTTCTTGTCAAGGAATAGGTTGCTTCTATTTTTAAAAGGGTATATTGATGTTTGAAGCATTGAGAAAGTAAATATTGCCTgcaaagcaaaacaaaaatgttATTGATAGCTTAAAACAAATTGTGGAAGGAAGCATAAGCTGTCCTG contains these protein-coding regions:
- the LOC132067744 gene encoding uncharacterized protein LOC132067744, with amino-acid sequence MEDKNIFAADCIVICCCCQCLILQIIILFLLNLPCKLLKKTKECIKKLKDRRRNKKTMKIVNRYEDEILKDHEGSLRVQLESLCCMEEVEKVLEEFSQKGEFAFGSFWGGDEEEVLETESINTTCIRKLTVDYDAFHTHFIQVFGSFNLQ